A part of Bacillus thuringiensis genomic DNA contains:
- the pyrH gene encoding UMP kinase yields MSKPKYNRVVLKLSGEALAGEQGFGINPSVIKSVAEQVKEIAELDVEVAVVVGGGNIWRGKIGSEMGMDRAGADYMGMLATVMNSLALQDSLENIGIQTRVQTSIEMRQVAEPYIRRKAVRHLEKKRVVIFAAGTGNPYFSTDTTAALRAAEIEADVILMAKNNVDGVYNADPSLDPTATKYETLTYLDVLKEGLGVMDSTASSLCMDNDIPLIVFSVMEKGNIKRAVLGENIGTVVRGK; encoded by the coding sequence ATGAGTAAACCGAAATATAATCGTGTCGTATTAAAGCTAAGCGGAGAAGCATTAGCTGGCGAACAAGGATTTGGAATTAACCCATCTGTTATTAAATCAGTTGCGGAACAAGTGAAAGAAATTGCAGAACTTGATGTAGAAGTTGCTGTTGTTGTTGGTGGCGGAAACATTTGGCGTGGTAAAATCGGAAGTGAAATGGGAATGGATCGTGCTGGAGCAGATTACATGGGTATGTTAGCAACAGTTATGAATTCATTAGCTCTTCAAGATAGCCTAGAGAACATTGGAATTCAAACTCGTGTTCAAACTTCAATCGAAATGCGTCAAGTAGCAGAGCCTTACATTCGCCGTAAAGCAGTTCGTCATCTAGAGAAAAAACGTGTTGTAATCTTTGCAGCAGGTACAGGTAACCCATATTTCTCTACAGATACAACAGCAGCACTACGTGCAGCGGAAATCGAAGCAGACGTTATCTTAATGGCGAAAAACAACGTAGATGGCGTATATAATGCAGATCCATCTCTTGACCCAACAGCTACGAAATACGAAACACTTACTTACTTAGATGTATTAAAAGAAGGTTTAGGTGTAATGGATTCAACAGCTTCTTCTTTATGTATGGACAATGATATTCCATTAATTGTATTCTCGGTTATGGAAAAAGGTAACATTAAACGTGCCGTTTTAGGCGAAAATATCGGAACAGTTGTAAGGGGGAAATAA
- the frr gene encoding ribosome recycling factor, which produces MGQQVLKSSNEKMEKAVAAYSRELATVRAGRASSSVLDKVQVDYYGAPTPVVQLANITVPEARLLVIQPYDKTSIGDIEKAILKADLGLNPSNDGTVIRIAFPALTEERRRDLVKVVKKYAEEAKVAVRNVRRDSNDDLKKLEKAGDITEDDLRGYTEDIQKETDKYIAKVDEIAKNKEKEIMEV; this is translated from the coding sequence ATGGGACAACAAGTATTGAAGTCTTCAAATGAAAAAATGGAAAAAGCAGTTGCTGCTTACTCTCGTGAATTGGCAACAGTTCGCGCAGGTCGTGCAAGCTCGTCTGTATTAGATAAGGTACAAGTTGATTACTATGGTGCACCAACACCTGTTGTGCAATTAGCGAACATTACAGTTCCAGAAGCACGTTTACTTGTAATTCAACCTTATGATAAAACTTCTATCGGTGATATTGAAAAAGCAATCTTAAAAGCAGATTTAGGCTTAAACCCTTCTAATGATGGAACTGTAATTCGTATTGCATTCCCTGCATTAACAGAAGAGCGTCGTCGTGATCTTGTAAAAGTTGTGAAAAAATATGCTGAAGAAGCAAAAGTTGCTGTTCGTAACGTACGTCGTGACAGTAACGATGATCTTAAGAAGCTTGAAAAAGCTGGCGATATTACAGAAGATGATTTAAGAGGATATACTGAAGATATCCAAAAAGAAACAGATAAATATATTGCAAAAGTTGACGAAATCGCAAAAAACAAAGAAAAAGAAATCATGGAAGTGTAA
- the cdsA gene encoding phosphatidate cytidylyltransferase → MKQRIITGVVAAALFIPIVIYGGVPFTVLVYALASIGLYELIRMNKLTLISVPTVLAAVLLWIILIPSSASELFTQIGLGKLEITFVIVLLLLSYTVLSKNTFTFDNASFLLMATTYVGMGFLYLNETRILGIKYVFCALFVIWATDSGAYFVGKALGKRKLWPEISPNKTIEGSLGGIVCGVVVALVYNMFFPVEANVGILIVLTIIISIFGQIGDLVQSAFKRHYGVKDSGTILPGHGGILDRTDSWLFVLPILYFLLQYN, encoded by the coding sequence GTGAAACAGAGAATTATTACTGGAGTGGTTGCTGCCGCGCTATTCATTCCCATCGTAATTTACGGTGGCGTGCCTTTTACGGTTTTAGTGTATGCACTTGCTTCTATAGGTTTATATGAATTAATTCGTATGAATAAGCTTACGCTTATTTCAGTACCAACAGTTTTAGCTGCAGTATTATTATGGATTATTTTAATTCCAAGTAGTGCATCAGAACTGTTTACGCAGATTGGATTAGGTAAATTAGAAATCACATTTGTGATTGTTTTATTACTTTTATCATATACAGTCCTTTCTAAGAATACATTTACTTTTGACAATGCTTCATTTTTACTAATGGCAACAACATATGTTGGAATGGGGTTCCTATATTTAAATGAAACGAGAATATTAGGAATTAAATATGTGTTTTGTGCATTATTTGTTATATGGGCTACTGATTCAGGCGCATATTTCGTAGGAAAGGCATTAGGAAAGAGGAAATTGTGGCCAGAAATTAGTCCAAATAAAACGATTGAAGGTTCATTAGGCGGCATCGTTTGTGGAGTTGTTGTGGCACTTGTTTACAATATGTTCTTCCCAGTTGAGGCTAATGTAGGGATTTTAATTGTGTTGACAATTATCATTTCTATTTTTGGACAAATTGGTGATTTAGTACAATCTGCATTTAAACGTCATTATGGCGTAAAGGATTCAGGTACAATTTTACCTGGACATGGTGGTATATTAGATCGAACAGATAGTTGGTTATTTGTTTTACCAATTCTCTACTTCTTATTACAATATAATTAA
- the dxr gene encoding 1-deoxy-D-xylulose-5-phosphate reductoisomerase produces MKNISLLGASGSIGTQTLDVLRSHPDQFRLVAFSVGKNIDYAVKVIQEFSPQIVSVQREEDVLKLQAVSGNTKVVYGSEGLLEVALHPDAEIVVNAVVGSVGLLPTLRAIEAKKTIGIANKETLVTAGHLVMEAARKHNVSLLPVDSEHSAIFQCLNGENEKRISRLIITASGGSFRDKTRDELHHVTVEDALRHPNWSMGSKITIDSATMMNKGLEVIEAHWLFGIPYEQIDVVLHKESIIHSMVEFEDRSVMAQLGSPDMRVPIQYALTYPDRLPLSDTKQLNLWEIGTLHFEKMNQERFRCLRFAYEAGKAGGSMPAVMNAANEVAVEAFLQKRIGFLTVEDLIEKAMNHHNVIARPSLEEILEIDATTRRFVMEQI; encoded by the coding sequence ATGAAAAACATTAGTTTATTAGGTGCAAGCGGATCAATTGGTACACAAACTTTAGATGTATTACGCTCGCACCCAGACCAATTCCGTCTCGTTGCTTTTTCTGTAGGGAAAAATATTGACTACGCAGTAAAGGTAATTCAAGAATTTTCTCCGCAAATCGTCTCTGTGCAAAGAGAGGAAGATGTTTTAAAATTACAAGCTGTCTCTGGTAATACAAAAGTTGTATATGGTAGTGAAGGGCTTTTAGAAGTAGCATTACATCCAGATGCGGAGATTGTAGTAAATGCTGTTGTAGGTAGCGTAGGGTTGTTACCAACACTTCGTGCAATTGAGGCGAAAAAAACAATTGGAATTGCAAATAAAGAAACGTTAGTAACTGCAGGGCATCTTGTAATGGAAGCGGCACGAAAACATAATGTTTCGTTACTTCCAGTAGATAGTGAACATTCAGCTATTTTTCAATGTTTGAATGGTGAAAATGAAAAAAGAATTTCTCGACTCATTATAACGGCTTCCGGTGGAAGTTTCCGTGATAAAACGAGAGATGAATTGCATCATGTGACCGTAGAAGATGCGCTTCGACATCCAAACTGGTCAATGGGTTCGAAAATTACAATTGATTCTGCTACAATGATGAATAAGGGGCTAGAAGTAATTGAAGCACATTGGCTTTTTGGTATCCCTTATGAGCAAATCGATGTTGTTTTACATAAAGAAAGTATTATCCATTCTATGGTTGAATTTGAAGATCGTAGTGTAATGGCACAGCTTGGCTCGCCTGATATGCGAGTACCAATTCAATACGCACTTACATATCCTGATCGATTGCCTCTTTCAGACACAAAACAGTTAAATTTATGGGAAATAGGGACGTTGCATTTTGAGAAAATGAACCAAGAACGATTCCGTTGCCTACGTTTTGCGTATGAAGCTGGAAAAGCAGGTGGAAGTATGCCAGCTGTAATGAATGCAGCGAATGAAGTAGCTGTTGAAGCTTTTTTACAAAAGAGAATTGGTTTCTTAACAGTGGAAGACCTCATTGAAAAAGCAATGAACCATCACAATGTCATTGCACGTCCGAGCTTAGAGGAAATTTTGGAAATTGATGCAACCACAAGACGGTTTGTGATGGAACAAATTTAG
- the uppS gene encoding isoprenyl transferase: MMFKNFPFFKSKKVASFDHLVEKVKKGYIPEHIAIIMDGNGRWAKRRAMPRIAGHHEGMQVVKKITKFASKLNVKVLTLYAFSTENWKRPKKEVDYLMRLPEEFLGTFLPELIEENVQVRVIGQQDRLPTHTRRAMEKAMEDTKENTGLILNFALNYGSRDEIVSAVQHMVKDSEEGKIRVEDVSEEMLSSYLMTSSLPDPELLIRTSGELRISNFMLWQIAYSEFWFTDVYWPDFTEEHLLNAITDFQHRGRRFGGV; this comes from the coding sequence ATGATGTTTAAAAACTTTCCTTTTTTTAAAAGTAAAAAGGTCGCATCGTTTGATCATCTCGTTGAAAAAGTGAAAAAAGGATACATCCCAGAACATATTGCCATCATTATGGATGGTAATGGAAGATGGGCAAAGAGGAGAGCGATGCCTCGTATTGCGGGACATCATGAAGGCATGCAAGTTGTAAAGAAGATCACAAAATTTGCAAGCAAACTTAATGTAAAAGTATTAACTCTTTATGCTTTTTCAACTGAGAACTGGAAAAGACCGAAAAAGGAAGTTGACTATTTAATGAGGCTTCCAGAAGAATTTCTAGGTACATTTTTACCAGAATTGATTGAAGAGAACGTACAAGTCCGAGTAATAGGACAACAAGATCGTCTTCCTACGCATACACGCAGAGCGATGGAAAAGGCCATGGAAGATACGAAAGAGAATACGGGATTAATTCTTAATTTCGCGTTAAACTATGGAAGTCGAGATGAAATCGTTTCTGCTGTGCAACATATGGTGAAAGATAGTGAGGAAGGAAAAATTCGTGTTGAAGATGTAAGTGAAGAAATGCTTTCTTCCTATTTAATGACGAGTTCTTTACCTGACCCAGAGTTGTTAATCCGTACGAGCGGAGAGCTACGTATTAGTAATTTCATGTTATGGCAAATTGCATATTCGGAATTTTGGTTTACAGATGTGTATTGGCCAGATTTTACCGAGGAACATTTGCTAAATGCGATTACAGACTTTCAGCATAGAGGGCGCAGATTCGGAGGCGTGTAG
- the rpsB gene encoding 30S ribosomal protein S2, which produces MSVISMKQLLEAGVHFGHQTRRWNPKMKRYIFTERNGIYIIDLQKTVKKVEEAYRTMRDIAAEGGDILFVGTKKQAQEAIKEEATRAGMYFVNQRWLGGTLTNFQTIQKRIKRLKDIEKMQEDGTFEVLPKKEVVQLKKELERLEKFLGGIKDMKGLPSALFVVDPRKERIAVAEARKLHIPIIGIVDTNCDPDEIDHVIPANDDAIRAVKLLTSKMADAILEAKQGEETVTA; this is translated from the coding sequence ATGTCAGTAATTTCTATGAAGCAATTGCTTGAAGCTGGTGTTCATTTCGGACATCAAACTCGTCGTTGGAACCCAAAAATGAAGCGTTACATTTTCACAGAGCGTAACGGTATCTACATCATCGACTTACAAAAAACTGTGAAAAAAGTTGAGGAAGCTTACAGAACGATGCGTGACATCGCTGCTGAAGGCGGAGACATCTTATTCGTAGGTACTAAAAAACAAGCACAAGAAGCTATTAAAGAAGAAGCAACTCGTGCTGGTATGTACTTCGTTAACCAACGTTGGTTAGGTGGAACTTTAACAAACTTCCAAACAATCCAAAAGCGTATCAAGCGTCTTAAAGACATCGAAAAAATGCAAGAAGATGGTACTTTCGAAGTACTTCCTAAGAAAGAAGTTGTTCAACTTAAAAAAGAGTTAGAGCGTCTTGAGAAATTCTTAGGCGGTATTAAAGATATGAAAGGTCTTCCAAGTGCATTATTCGTAGTAGACCCTCGTAAAGAGCGTATTGCAGTTGCTGAAGCACGCAAATTACACATTCCAATCATCGGTATCGTTGATACAAACTGTGATCCAGACGAAATCGATCACGTTATCCCAGCAAACGATGATGCAATTCGTGCTGTAAAACTTCTTACATCTAAAATGGCAGACGCGATCCTTGAAGCAAAACAAGGTGAAGAAACTGTTACTGCGTAA
- the tsf gene encoding translation elongation factor Ts has protein sequence MAITAQMVKELREKTGAGMMDCKKALTETNGDMEKAIDFLREKGIAKAAKKADRIAAEGLTFIETNGNEGLILELNSETDFVAKNEGFQALIKELAAHLLANKPANIEEAMAQTIEGGKTVEEHINEAIAKIGEKLTLRRFEIVSKTDADAFGAYLHMGGRIGVLTVLEGSTDEAAAKDVAMHIAAVNPKYIDRDAVTAEEVEHERQVLTQQALNEGKPEKIVAKMVEGRLGKFFEDICLLDQAFVKNPDMKVRQFVESKGGTLKGFVRYAVGEGIEKREDNFAEEVMNQVKGSN, from the coding sequence ATGGCAATCACTGCACAAATGGTAAAAGAATTACGTGAAAAAACTGGCGCAGGTATGATGGACTGCAAAAAAGCTTTAACAGAAACTAATGGCGACATGGAGAAGGCAATTGACTTCTTACGTGAAAAAGGTATTGCGAAAGCTGCTAAAAAAGCAGACCGCATCGCTGCTGAAGGTTTAACTTTCATCGAAACAAACGGTAACGAAGGTTTAATCTTAGAATTAAACTCTGAAACTGATTTCGTTGCGAAAAACGAAGGTTTCCAAGCGTTAATTAAAGAATTAGCTGCACACTTATTAGCTAACAAACCAGCTAACATTGAAGAAGCTATGGCTCAAACAATCGAAGGCGGCAAAACAGTAGAAGAGCACATCAACGAAGCAATCGCTAAAATTGGTGAAAAACTTACACTTCGTCGTTTCGAAATCGTATCAAAAACTGATGCTGATGCATTCGGCGCTTACCTACACATGGGTGGACGTATTGGTGTACTAACAGTTCTTGAAGGTTCTACTGACGAAGCTGCTGCTAAAGATGTAGCAATGCACATCGCAGCAGTTAACCCTAAATACATCGACCGCGATGCTGTAACAGCTGAAGAAGTTGAGCATGAGCGTCAAGTATTAACACAACAAGCTTTAAACGAAGGCAAGCCTGAAAAAATCGTTGCAAAAATGGTTGAAGGCCGTCTAGGCAAATTCTTCGAAGACATTTGCTTACTTGACCAAGCATTCGTTAAAAACCCTGATATGAAAGTTCGTCAGTTCGTTGAGTCTAAAGGCGGAACATTAAAAGGATTCGTTCGCTACGCTGTTGGTGAAGGTATCGAAAAACGCGAAGACAACTTTGCTGAAGAAGTAATGAACCAAGTAAAAGGTAGCAACTAA
- a CDS encoding proline--tRNA ligase, with translation MKQSMVFSPTLREVPADAEIKSHQLLLRAGFMRQNASGIYSFLPFGLKVLHKVERIVREEMERAGAVELLMPAMQAAELWQESGRWYSYGSELMRMKDRNAREFALGATHEEVITDLVRDEVKSYKKLPLTLYQIQTKFRDEQRPRFGLLRGREFLMKDAYSFHATQESLDEVYDRLYKAYSNIFARCGLNFRAVIADSGAMGGKDTHEFMVLSEVGEDTIAYSDTSNYAANIEMAPVVATYTKSDEAEKSLEKVATPDQKAIEEVSAFLNIEADKCIKSMVFKVDEKLVVVLVRGDHEVNDVKVKNVYGASVVELASHEEVRELLNCEVGSLGPIGVTGDIEIIADHAVASIVNGCSGANEEGFHYVNVNPERDFKVSQYIDLRFIQEGDQSPDGNGTILFARGIEVGHVFKLGTRYSEAMNATFLDENGKTQPLIMGCYGIGVSRTVAAIAEQFNDENGLVWPKAVAPFHVHVIPVNMKSDAQREMGENIYNSLQEQGYEVLLDDRAERAGVKFADADLFGLPVRVTVGKKADEGIVEVKVRATGESEEVKVEELQTYIANILK, from the coding sequence ATGAAACAAAGTATGGTATTCAGTCCTACATTACGTGAAGTTCCAGCTGATGCGGAGATTAAGAGTCATCAGTTATTACTTCGTGCAGGTTTTATGCGTCAAAATGCTTCTGGTATTTATAGTTTTCTACCATTTGGATTAAAAGTACTACACAAAGTAGAACGTATCGTTCGAGAAGAAATGGAGCGCGCAGGAGCTGTAGAATTATTAATGCCAGCGATGCAGGCTGCAGAATTATGGCAAGAATCAGGCCGTTGGTATTCTTACGGATCTGAATTAATGCGTATGAAAGATCGTAACGCTCGTGAATTCGCATTAGGAGCGACACATGAAGAAGTAATTACGGATCTTGTACGTGATGAAGTGAAATCATATAAAAAATTACCGTTAACATTATACCAAATTCAAACAAAATTCCGTGATGAACAAAGACCGCGTTTCGGTTTATTACGCGGAAGAGAGTTTCTAATGAAAGATGCATACTCGTTCCATGCTACACAAGAGAGTTTAGATGAAGTGTATGATCGTTTATACAAAGCATACTCTAACATTTTTGCTCGTTGTGGCTTGAATTTCCGTGCAGTTATTGCTGACTCTGGAGCAATGGGCGGAAAAGATACGCATGAATTTATGGTATTATCTGAAGTTGGTGAAGATACAATTGCATACTCTGATACATCTAATTATGCAGCAAACATCGAAATGGCTCCTGTGGTAGCTACGTATACGAAGAGTGATGAAGCAGAAAAGTCACTTGAAAAAGTAGCAACACCAGATCAAAAAGCAATTGAAGAAGTATCTGCATTCTTAAACATTGAAGCTGACAAGTGCATTAAGTCTATGGTATTTAAAGTAGATGAGAAATTAGTAGTTGTACTTGTTCGTGGTGATCATGAAGTAAACGATGTAAAAGTGAAAAATGTATACGGCGCTTCAGTTGTTGAGCTTGCTTCTCATGAAGAAGTGAGAGAATTATTAAACTGTGAAGTTGGTTCTTTAGGACCGATTGGTGTAACAGGTGATATCGAAATTATCGCTGACCATGCTGTAGCATCAATTGTTAACGGATGTTCAGGAGCGAACGAAGAAGGATTCCATTATGTAAATGTAAATCCAGAACGCGACTTTAAAGTAAGTCAATATATAGATTTACGCTTCATTCAAGAAGGAGACCAATCTCCAGACGGAAACGGAACAATTCTTTTCGCACGCGGAATTGAAGTTGGTCATGTATTCAAATTAGGAACACGTTATAGTGAAGCGATGAACGCAACATTCCTAGATGAAAACGGAAAAACACAACCACTTATTATGGGTTGCTACGGTATCGGTGTATCTCGTACAGTGGCAGCAATCGCAGAGCAGTTTAATGATGAGAACGGTTTAGTTTGGCCAAAAGCTGTAGCACCATTCCATGTGCATGTAATTCCAGTAAATATGAAATCTGATGCGCAACGTGAAATGGGTGAAAACATCTACAACTCATTACAAGAGCAAGGGTACGAAGTATTACTAGATGATCGTGCAGAACGTGCAGGTGTTAAATTTGCAGATGCAGATTTATTCGGCCTTCCAGTTCGTGTGACAGTTGGTAAAAAAGCAGACGAAGGTATTGTAGAAGTGAAAGTACGTGCTACAGGCGAGTCTGAAGAAGTGAAAGTAGAAGAACTTCAAACATATATTGCAAATATTTTAAAATAA
- the rseP gene encoding RIP metalloprotease RseP, with product MNTAIAFILIFGALVFFHELGHLYFAKRAGILCREFAIGFGPKIFSFEKNETVYTIRLLPLGGYVRMAGEDADTVELKPGKKVGLVLNEKDEVAKLVFDGYEKYPNVRVIEVEQADLEHNLTISGYEEYEEELQTFRVNEKARIITAGEEIQIAPYNRQFGSKKLGQRALTIFAGPAMNFILAFVIFVILGFVQGVPVDKPMVGKVMDNSAAQQAGLKENDTIQAIDGKNTSTWKEVVTIVRENPNKEITLQVKRDSEQFNVKVTPTLDKEGKDEVGRIGVYSPVEKTVMGSIKSGFEQTYQWTKLIFDSLVKLVTGQFSINELSGPVGIYNLTDQVVDYGFTRVLSLAAVLSINLGLFNLLPVPALDGGRLFFFLIEALRGKPIDRQKEGMVHFIGFALLMLLMLVVTWNDIRKFFL from the coding sequence TTGAATACAGCGATTGCCTTTATACTAATTTTCGGTGCACTCGTATTTTTCCATGAGCTAGGGCATCTATATTTCGCAAAAAGAGCAGGTATTTTATGCCGTGAGTTTGCGATTGGTTTTGGTCCGAAAATATTCTCATTTGAAAAGAATGAAACGGTGTATACGATTCGATTACTGCCCCTTGGTGGCTATGTAAGAATGGCTGGCGAGGATGCAGACACAGTTGAGTTAAAGCCTGGGAAAAAGGTTGGCCTTGTATTAAATGAAAAAGACGAAGTTGCGAAATTAGTTTTTGATGGATATGAAAAGTATCCAAATGTTCGTGTCATTGAAGTCGAACAAGCTGATTTAGAGCATAATTTAACAATTTCGGGCTATGAAGAGTACGAGGAAGAGCTTCAAACATTCCGAGTGAATGAAAAGGCTCGTATCATTACTGCTGGTGAAGAAATTCAAATTGCTCCGTATAATAGGCAGTTTGGCTCCAAGAAATTGGGTCAACGTGCTTTAACAATCTTTGCGGGTCCTGCAATGAACTTCATTTTAGCATTTGTTATTTTTGTGATTCTAGGATTTGTACAAGGTGTTCCTGTTGACAAGCCAATGGTCGGAAAAGTGATGGATAATAGTGCAGCACAGCAAGCTGGATTAAAAGAAAATGATACAATTCAAGCAATCGATGGGAAAAACACAAGTACATGGAAAGAAGTTGTTACCATTGTACGTGAAAATCCAAATAAAGAAATTACGTTACAAGTAAAGCGTGATAGTGAACAGTTTAATGTAAAAGTAACGCCAACGCTCGATAAAGAAGGAAAAGACGAAGTAGGTAGAATTGGTGTTTACTCTCCAGTAGAGAAAACAGTAATGGGTTCTATTAAATCAGGTTTTGAACAAACATACCAATGGACAAAACTAATTTTTGATTCACTTGTGAAATTAGTAACTGGTCAATTCTCTATTAATGAGTTGTCAGGTCCAGTAGGAATTTATAATCTAACAGATCAAGTTGTAGATTATGGATTTACGCGTGTATTAAGTTTAGCAGCAGTTTTAAGTATTAACCTTGGTTTATTTAATTTACTACCAGTCCCTGCTTTAGACGGTGGACGTTTGTTCTTCTTCTTAATTGAAGCGTTACGAGGGAAACCAATTGACCGTCAAAAAGAAGGAATGGTTCACTTTATTGGTTTTGCATTATTAATGTTACTTATGTTAGTTGTAACTTGGAATGACATTCGTAAGTTTTTCTTGTAA
- the codY gene encoding GTP-sensing pleiotropic transcriptional regulator CodY has protein sequence MELLAKTRKLNALLQSAAGKPVNFREMSDTMCEVIEANVFVVSRRGKLLGYAIHQQIENERMKQMLAERQFPEEYTQSLFNITETSSNLDVNSAYTAFPVENRELFGQGLTTIVPIVGGGERLGTLVLARLGQEFLDDDLILAEYSSTVVGMEILREKAEEIEEEARSKAVVQMAISSLSYSELEAIEHIFEELNGTEGLLVASKIADRVGITRSVIVNALRKLESAGVIESRSLGMKGTYIKVLNDKFLQELAKLKTN, from the coding sequence ATGGAATTATTAGCAAAAACAAGAAAATTAAATGCGTTATTACAGAGCGCAGCAGGTAAGCCTGTAAACTTTAGAGAGATGTCTGACACAATGTGTGAAGTAATCGAAGCGAACGTATTCGTAGTAAGTCGTCGTGGTAAATTACTAGGTTATGCAATTCACCAACAAATTGAGAATGAGCGTATGAAACAAATGCTTGCAGAGCGTCAATTCCCGGAAGAATACACGCAAAGCTTATTCAACATTACAGAAACATCTTCAAACTTAGATGTAAACAGTGCTTACACAGCATTCCCGGTAGAAAATAGAGAATTATTCGGTCAAGGTTTAACTACAATCGTACCAATCGTTGGTGGTGGTGAGCGTCTAGGTACATTAGTGTTAGCTCGTCTTGGTCAAGAGTTCTTAGATGATGATTTAATCCTTGCTGAATACAGTTCAACTGTAGTAGGTATGGAAATCTTACGTGAAAAAGCAGAAGAAATCGAAGAGGAAGCACGTAGTAAAGCTGTTGTTCAAATGGCGATTAGCTCATTATCTTACAGTGAGTTAGAAGCAATCGAGCATATCTTCGAAGAATTAAATGGAACAGAAGGTTTACTTGTTGCAAGTAAAATTGCTGATCGCGTAGGAATTACTCGTTCTGTAATCGTAAATGCACTTCGTAAATTAGAGAGTGCTGGTGTTATTGAGTCTCGCTCTTTAGGTATGAAAGGAACATACATTAAAGTGCTAAACGACAAGTTTCTACAGGAACTTGCTAAATTAAAAACAAACTAA